The Suricata suricatta isolate VVHF042 chromosome 4, meerkat_22Aug2017_6uvM2_HiC, whole genome shotgun sequence genome includes a region encoding these proteins:
- the MTLN gene encoding mitoregulin, with product MRLAFHRPEKLQGAVELTINLEDHTIKCRSSEEGKKGHPPSGQARDEEPDEASFERRRLGALRTSRCARPALRSAREGGRRLTPPPRRRSGCTPPAAMANVSERTLQVSVLVAFASGVLVGWQANRLRRRYLDWRKRRLQDKLAMTQKKLDLA from the exons ATGCGGCTGGCATTCCACCGCCCAGAGAAACTACAAGGAGCTGTTGAGCTTACAATAAATTTGGAAGATCACACCATCAAA TGTAGAAGTTCcgaggagggaaagaagggacaCCCACCGTCCGGCCAAGCTAGAGATGAGGAGCCAGACGAAGCGAGTTTTGAGCGTAGGCGCCTCGGCGCGCTGCGCACGTCCCGCTGCGCACGCCCCGCCCTCCGCTCCGCCCGGGAAGGCGGGCGCCGTTTGACCCCGCCGCCGCGCCGTAGGTCAGGCTGCACGCCGCCGGCTGCCATGGCGAACGTGTCCGAGCGGACGCTGCAGGTGTCTGTGCTGGTGGCCTTCGCGTCTGGCGTGCTCGTGGGCTGGCAGGCGAACCGGCTGCGGAGGCGCTACCTGGACTGGAGGAAGCGGAGGCTGCAGGACAAGCTGGCGATGACTCAGAAGAAGCTGGACCTGGCCTGA